A genome region from Methanococcoides burtonii DSM 6242 includes the following:
- a CDS encoding ABC transporter ATP-binding protein translates to MIFSLNNASYSYDGKKNVFENISFSLKKGETLCILGPNGIGKSTLIKCIANVFKLKNGTILIGNKNISSMSRTEVAQRIGYVPQADMSVFSFSILDFVLLGRAPHLPFFSSPSEKDIIIAENAIINVGISHLMDRPVTEISGGEKQLALIARALAQEPDILLLDEPTSHLDFGNQVRILNLIDKLSRQGTSVIMSTHYPDHAFMSQKNVAIMLENDFIAQGTAEEVITKENMSLAYGIEVAIDHVSSVKRKVCLPL, encoded by the coding sequence ATGATATTTAGCTTAAATAATGCTTCATATTCGTATGATGGAAAAAAGAATGTATTTGAGAACATTTCCTTTTCTTTAAAAAAAGGTGAAACTTTATGCATACTTGGTCCGAATGGGATTGGGAAATCAACTTTGATAAAATGTATTGCTAATGTGTTTAAATTGAAAAATGGAACCATTTTGATCGGAAATAAAAATATCTCGTCAATGAGCAGAACAGAAGTTGCTCAAAGGATCGGTTATGTTCCACAGGCAGACATGTCAGTTTTCTCTTTTTCAATTCTGGATTTTGTTTTGTTGGGTAGGGCTCCACACCTCCCTTTCTTTTCTTCGCCAAGTGAGAAAGATATAATAATAGCTGAAAATGCTATTATTAATGTAGGTATTTCTCATCTAATGGATAGACCTGTCACTGAAATAAGTGGTGGAGAAAAACAATTGGCTTTGATAGCACGGGCTCTTGCCCAGGAACCAGATATATTATTATTAGATGAACCGACATCTCATTTAGATTTTGGGAATCAGGTACGCATTTTGAACCTTATTGATAAGCTCTCTAGGCAGGGCACATCTGTTATCATGAGCACACATTACCCTGACCATGCTTTTATGAGCCAAAAAAACGTTGCTATTATGCTTGAAAATGATTTCATAGCCCAAGGGACTGCTGAGGAAGTTATAACAAAAGAAAATATGTCTCTTGCATATGGTATTGAGGTTGCTATCGATCATGTAAGTTCTGTAAAGCGAAAGGTTTGCCTTCCACTTTGA
- a CDS encoding FecCD family ABC transporter permease, giving the protein MGSNVGKNIIDHVWSSTHKIFDSSKKEILILLLMILLFILSLFVGRYSISPVSIMGLIVSKFIPIEHTWSPNIDTVIFQIRMPRIIAAMVVGGGLSVAGASFQGLFRNPLVSPYILGVAAGAGFGACLGILISENIILIQLLAFSFGIFAAFLAYNLGKVCNQTSTLILVLSGIIIGAVFTALTSLIKYIADPYDKLPEMVFWLMGSLSSVRWDDLFYVAPAMMVSTLVLLLIGWRINVLSLGEEEARSLGIDTKRMTLLVIICATLITTSAVSISGLIGWVGLIVPHIARMIVGPDYRKLLPMSIFLGASFLVIVDDLARTVSSTEIPLGILTALMGAPFFAYLLHNRKVGWS; this is encoded by the coding sequence ATGGGATCAAATGTTGGAAAAAATATAATTGATCATGTATGGAGTTCAACTCATAAAATATTTGATAGTAGCAAGAAAGAGATACTCATATTACTTTTGATGATTCTCCTGTTCATTCTATCGCTTTTTGTTGGAAGATACTCAATATCCCCAGTTTCAATAATGGGCTTAATAGTTTCAAAGTTTATCCCAATAGAACATACGTGGTCTCCAAATATTGATACTGTAATATTTCAGATACGTATGCCACGAATTATTGCCGCAATGGTGGTTGGAGGTGGATTATCAGTGGCAGGGGCTTCTTTTCAGGGCTTATTTCGTAATCCACTTGTTTCCCCATATATATTAGGAGTGGCAGCAGGTGCAGGGTTTGGTGCTTGTTTAGGGATACTCATTAGCGAAAATATAATATTAATCCAATTGTTAGCATTCTCTTTTGGAATATTTGCAGCTTTTCTTGCTTATAATCTTGGTAAGGTCTGTAATCAAACATCTACATTAATCCTTGTACTTTCAGGAATAATTATTGGGGCTGTGTTCACTGCTTTGACCTCATTGATCAAATATATTGCAGATCCATATGATAAACTCCCAGAAATGGTCTTTTGGTTAATGGGTAGTTTGTCTTCTGTCCGGTGGGATGATCTGTTTTATGTAGCACCTGCAATGATGGTCAGCACACTTGTTCTTCTTCTGATAGGATGGCGTATAAATGTACTTTCTTTGGGAGAGGAAGAAGCAAGGTCCTTAGGAATCGATACTAAAAGAATGACACTGTTAGTGATCATTTGTGCAACTTTGATAACTACTTCTGCAGTTAGCATAAGTGGACTTATCGGCTGGGTAGGTCTTATTGTGCCTCACATTGCAAGAATGATCGTTGGACCAGATTACAGAAAACTATTACCAATGTCAATTTTTCTCGGTGCGTCTTTCCTTGTAATTGTAGATGATCTTGCAAGGACAGTGAGCAGCACAGAGATCCCTCTGGGGATACTTACAGCATTGATGGGTGCTCCGTTCTTTGCTTATCTTTTACATAACAGGAAAGTTGGTTGGTCATGA
- a CDS encoding glycine betaine ABC transporter substrate-binding protein encodes MNWKILIATFVVLAVILSGCTEPASDDTEVEKGEVVIGSKLFQESYILAHMAGIMLEEAGYEVDVKEGLGGTFVNYEGLKQGSIDVYVEYTGTAYSQILEEPALEVWDPEVVYQKAEEGLKEDGVLVVSNLGFEDAYALAVKKQWAEENNVVAISDLENHASDLIIGTDPEFALREDGLPRISSLYGFEFKEVKPTVATLMYEAIKLDEVDVISAYTTDTRNELFDLTILEDDMNALPPYDAIVVMSAEFAEANPDAVTALEKLNGQIDTETMRGLNYQFDVDKREAEDIARDFLIETGLIESELAEE; translated from the coding sequence ATGAATTGGAAAATTCTAATTGCAACATTCGTTGTTTTAGCTGTTATCCTTAGTGGATGTACAGAACCTGCTTCTGATGATACAGAAGTAGAGAAAGGAGAAGTGGTCATAGGTTCAAAATTATTCCAGGAGTCATACATTCTGGCTCACATGGCCGGTATAATGCTTGAAGAAGCAGGATATGAGGTCGATGTAAAGGAAGGTCTTGGAGGAACTTTCGTAAACTATGAGGGTCTGAAACAGGGCAGTATAGATGTATATGTTGAATATACTGGTACTGCATACAGCCAGATACTTGAAGAGCCTGCTCTTGAAGTGTGGGATCCGGAAGTTGTTTACCAGAAAGCCGAAGAAGGTCTGAAGGAAGATGGAGTACTGGTTGTAAGCAATCTTGGTTTTGAAGATGCCTATGCACTTGCAGTAAAAAAGCAGTGGGCAGAAGAGAACAATGTTGTTGCCATCAGTGATCTTGAAAACCATGCATCCGATCTGATTATCGGAACAGATCCTGAATTTGCACTTCGTGAAGATGGTCTTCCACGTATAAGCTCCCTCTATGGATTTGAGTTCAAAGAGGTAAAGCCAACAGTTGCTACACTCATGTATGAGGCTATCAAACTCGATGAGGTGGATGTCATCTCAGCTTATACTACTGATACAAGGAACGAGTTATTCGATCTTACGATCCTGGAAGATGACATGAACGCATTACCACCATACGATGCAATCGTTGTAATGTCTGCTGAATTTGCAGAAGCAAATCCTGATGCTGTTACAGCTCTTGAGAAACTGAATGGTCAGATCGATACAGAGACCATGAGGGGCCTTAACTACCAGTTCGATGTCGATAAACGTGAAGCTGAGGACATCGCCAGGGACTTTTTAATAGAGACTGGATTGATCGAAAGTGAATTGGCAGAGGAATAA
- a CDS encoding radical SAM protein gives MKCNICEIGCDLVEGKHGQCRMYTNEKGVVVERFPNNYFTMLPISIETMPLLHFYPNSKFLQVCTIGCNFNCEGCISEILASEMDTLGRKKEITNDQVIKKAFDEDCIGIVFCLNDPIVSFFTFKDLAEKAKENDLLIGCSTNGYYTEAALKELIPLIDFVNLGIKGYSDERYLSCGANSSTPAFRNLKLLHESNVHVEVSTIYLKGFEDEVINTAKYVSSLSKDIPFQVMRFVPFGDAAPDLEPTIKDSEILCDILNTELDNVYLFNSPGTEYLNTTCKNCGKIVFQREFFGPMGAHTTRCLKDGFCECGISIRIKGTISKNEFQEPGFMGGYRPTRALEMVHAILTCLGVKDDQKLAEIWMNVMEADYLQELHHDVQKLDSYFDVIRHFATLTEKEAEGMELIDYMKTKLDFIRSEVKNLKRPRVYYSMGYPLFSINGERIENNLVEAAGGDSVNRCIEREGKPGVNISSREFIEMNPEFIFISGLFSSPVSDSYEYCRKNALLVDAVKNENIYGLRPSWDFGSPRWILGLMYIANKIHSDIFNFDIDKEANVFYEKFYGVPFTPSSQNRSFYNISLK, from the coding sequence ATGAAATGCAACATTTGTGAGATCGGTTGCGATCTGGTGGAAGGAAAACACGGCCAATGTCGTATGTACACTAATGAAAAAGGTGTAGTTGTAGAGAGATTCCCTAATAACTATTTTACTATGCTACCAATTTCGATTGAAACAATGCCTCTACTCCATTTTTATCCAAATAGTAAATTCCTGCAGGTTTGTACTATTGGTTGTAATTTTAATTGTGAAGGCTGTATCTCAGAGATCCTTGCATCTGAAATGGATACATTGGGCCGAAAAAAAGAAATAACCAACGACCAGGTCATCAAAAAGGCTTTCGATGAAGATTGCATAGGGATCGTTTTTTGTCTAAATGATCCGATCGTTTCATTTTTTACGTTCAAGGACCTTGCAGAAAAAGCTAAAGAAAATGATTTATTAATAGGTTGTTCAACAAATGGCTATTATACAGAAGCGGCACTGAAAGAGCTAATTCCATTAATTGATTTTGTAAATCTTGGAATAAAAGGCTATTCTGATGAAAGATACCTTTCATGTGGTGCTAACAGCTCTACCCCTGCCTTTAGAAATTTAAAATTATTACATGAAAGTAATGTTCATGTAGAGGTCTCTACTATTTACTTAAAAGGTTTTGAGGATGAGGTCATAAATACTGCAAAATATGTTTCTTCTCTTTCAAAAGACATCCCGTTCCAGGTTATGAGATTCGTACCGTTTGGGGATGCTGCCCCTGACCTTGAGCCAACAATAAAGGATTCTGAAATATTATGTGACATATTGAATACAGAACTTGATAATGTATATCTTTTCAATTCTCCAGGCACTGAATATTTGAACACGACATGTAAGAACTGTGGGAAGATTGTTTTTCAAAGGGAATTTTTTGGACCCATGGGGGCTCATACGACAAGATGTTTGAAAGATGGTTTCTGTGAATGTGGCATCTCTATAAGAATTAAAGGAACTATAAGTAAAAATGAATTTCAGGAACCTGGATTTATGGGAGGATATCGACCCACCAGAGCTTTGGAAATGGTTCATGCAATCCTGACATGTCTTGGGGTAAAGGACGATCAGAAACTTGCTGAAATATGGATGAACGTAATGGAAGCTGACTATCTTCAAGAGCTTCATCATGATGTGCAGAAACTTGATTCATATTTTGATGTTATAAGGCATTTCGCAACGCTTACAGAGAAAGAAGCGGAAGGTATGGAACTTATAGATTACATGAAGACAAAACTGGACTTTATACGTTCAGAAGTAAAAAATCTAAAAAGACCACGAGTTTACTATTCAATGGGTTACCCACTTTTCTCAATTAATGGTGAGAGGATCGAAAACAATCTTGTTGAAGCTGCTGGAGGAGATAGTGTTAATAGATGTATCGAAAGGGAAGGGAAACCCGGAGTCAACATTTCAAGTAGGGAATTTATTGAAATGAACCCAGAGTTTATCTTCATCTCCGGTCTTTTTTCAAGTCCTGTTTCTGATTCATATGAGTATTGCAGAAAAAATGCTCTTTTAGTTGATGCTGTAAAAAATGAAAATATATATGGACTTCGTCCGTCCTGGGATTTTGGAAGTCCACGCTGGATATTGGGTTTGATGTATATTGCAAATAAGATACATTCGGATATTTTTAATTTTGACATTGATAAAGAGGCAAATGTTTTTTACGAAAAGTTCTATGGAGTTCCTTTCACCCCCTCCAGCCAGAATCGTTCGTTCTATAATATTAGCCTTAAATAA
- a CDS encoding ABC transporter ATP-binding protein encodes MLEIKDLTVEIGGRMILNKVNLKVEQGSTTVLFGPNGAGKSALLMTLMGFSGYDIVGGQILFKGEDITHLSVNERAERGLGIMTQRPPNLTGVKLKDLVKVISNDHNFDTETASKKLDMDRFMDRDVNVGFSGGEIKRSELLQLSAQNPCLYLLDEPESGVDLVSIEEIGTTIDGLLSSRSKCSVDHYKRENSALIITHTGQVLDYVEPDVGYILCNGTVMCRGNPREMLKEIKTHGYKECIKCKRATL; translated from the coding sequence ATGCTCGAGATAAAAGATCTTACAGTAGAGATTGGCGGAAGGATGATCCTTAACAAGGTCAATCTTAAAGTAGAACAGGGCAGCACGACTGTCCTTTTTGGCCCTAATGGTGCCGGCAAATCTGCTCTTCTCATGACTTTAATGGGATTTAGTGGTTATGATATTGTGGGTGGCCAGATATTGTTTAAGGGGGAGGATATCACACATCTTTCAGTAAATGAAAGGGCTGAGCGTGGTCTTGGGATCATGACACAGAGGCCACCCAACCTTACCGGTGTCAAACTTAAGGATCTGGTCAAGGTCATAAGCAATGACCACAACTTTGACACAGAAACTGCTTCTAAGAAGCTGGATATGGATCGCTTCATGGACAGGGATGTAAATGTCGGTTTTTCCGGTGGTGAGATCAAAAGGTCTGAATTGTTGCAGCTTTCCGCACAGAATCCATGCCTTTACCTTCTCGATGAACCAGAATCCGGTGTAGATCTTGTGAGTATAGAAGAGATCGGCACGACCATTGATGGGCTACTCTCAAGCAGATCGAAATGCTCCGTTGACCATTACAAGAGAGAAAATTCTGCACTTATTATAACACATACAGGTCAGGTTCTCGATTACGTTGAACCGGACGTGGGATACATACTCTGCAATGGTACTGTCATGTGCAGAGGCAACCCACGTGAAATGCTCAAGGAAATAAAAACACATGGATATAAGGAGTGTATAAAATGCAAACGGGCAACTCTTTAA
- a CDS encoding DUF1622 domain-containing protein translates to MDTYTIVEIILRLIASLFTIVGTVLITYGGFISTYKLIMLEIFKKPCEYNEIRRDLTNRIIFGLEFYIAADILETVLAPTTEELILLGAVVGIRTVLGYFLGKEAKEYPLD, encoded by the coding sequence GTGGATACATATACGATCGTAGAGATCATCTTAAGATTAATTGCCAGCTTATTCACGATAGTGGGAACGGTCTTAATAACCTATGGTGGCTTTATATCAACTTATAAGCTGATCATGCTTGAGATATTTAAAAAACCATGTGAATATAATGAGATTCGAAGGGATCTAACTAATAGAATAATATTCGGACTCGAATTTTACATAGCAGCTGACATTCTTGAGACGGTGTTAGCTCCCACAACTGAAGAACTTATACTTTTGGGTGCAGTCGTAGGTATCAGGACTGTTTTGGGATATTTTTTGGGTAAAGAAGCAAAAGAGTACCCTTTGGATTAA
- a CDS encoding DUF5830 family protein has protein sequence MHDIMKAARTEGIVEKRDDTYHFCRESHDLEFYKPKIVFKKESSKCRCCGRSMNECWYIELKSGIIGPYGFTCVRKLYLEHLFEEELSSAL, from the coding sequence GTGCACGATATAATGAAAGCTGCCAGAACAGAAGGAATTGTTGAAAAGAGAGATGACACTTACCATTTCTGTCGTGAATCACATGATCTGGAATTCTACAAACCTAAAATTGTTTTTAAAAAAGAAAGTAGCAAATGTCGATGTTGTGGCAGGAGCATGAACGAATGCTGGTATATCGAACTAAAGTCTGGAATAATTGGTCCATATGGTTTCACATGTGTCAGAAAGCTGTACCTTGAACACCTATTTGAAGAAGAATTATCTTCGGCTTTGTAG
- a CDS encoding SufB/SufD family protein, with protein sequence MQTGNSLKEKAEKAIEKSAMYGEDFDLNKFEIAAQEVPQTDDLENLDDDFKKTLLNVGVLTDEKDRSGSFLMLDNGVSHSSLKDPNIELMSLHEALEKHDWLKDYSWKLVSVDADKYTAKSYLEDANGYFIRAPAGQKSSMPVQTCLVMGHKDVAQTVHNIIIVEEDAKLDVITGCTTKKGVERAIHLGISEIYVKKGGILNFTMIHNWAGDVGVRPRTVIHLEEGASFVNNYILLKPVRSIQSYPTAILDGEGAFARFHTIAVAHPGSELDLGSRVLFNAPNTKAELISRTITTGGKVIARGEMVANKPHCKGHLECHGLVLKDGGTQLAIPALEASVADVELTHEAAVGRIAREQVEYLMARGLSEEDAVGMIVRGFLDVGITGLPDELAKDIDDTIAQIGKDAV encoded by the coding sequence ATGCAAACGGGCAACTCTTTAAAGGAAAAGGCTGAGAAGGCCATTGAAAAATCTGCAATGTATGGAGAGGATTTCGATCTTAACAAATTCGAGATTGCTGCACAGGAAGTGCCTCAAACAGACGACCTTGAGAACCTTGATGATGATTTCAAGAAAACACTTCTGAACGTTGGTGTGTTGACAGATGAAAAGGATCGCTCAGGCAGTTTCCTGATGCTTGATAATGGAGTTTCTCATTCTTCACTTAAGGACCCCAACATCGAGTTGATGTCACTTCATGAAGCTTTGGAAAAGCATGATTGGCTCAAGGATTATTCCTGGAAGCTTGTGTCAGTGGATGCTGACAAGTACACTGCAAAGAGCTATCTTGAAGATGCTAACGGTTATTTTATCCGTGCACCTGCCGGACAAAAAAGTTCTATGCCTGTACAGACCTGTCTTGTGATGGGACATAAGGACGTTGCACAGACTGTTCATAACATCATTATCGTGGAAGAGGATGCAAAGCTCGATGTCATTACAGGGTGTACTACCAAAAAAGGTGTTGAAAGGGCAATACATCTTGGTATCTCTGAAATATATGTCAAGAAAGGTGGTATTTTGAACTTTACTATGATACACAACTGGGCAGGTGATGTCGGTGTCAGACCAAGGACAGTTATCCATCTGGAAGAAGGAGCATCATTCGTTAATAATTATATCCTGCTAAAACCTGTAAGGTCCATTCAGTCCTATCCGACTGCTATACTTGATGGAGAAGGAGCTTTTGCAAGGTTCCATACCATAGCTGTTGCTCATCCCGGGTCAGAGCTTGACCTTGGCAGCAGGGTTCTGTTCAATGCACCCAATACAAAGGCCGAGCTGATCTCAAGGACTATCACAACAGGTGGTAAGGTCATTGCCAGGGGCGAGATGGTGGCAAATAAACCGCATTGTAAGGGTCACCTTGAATGCCATGGTCTTGTCCTTAAGGATGGAGGTACACAGCTTGCCATTCCGGCCCTTGAAGCAAGCGTGGCAGATGTGGAACTCACTCACGAAGCCGCTGTTGGAAGGATAGCCAGAGAACAGGTCGAATACCTGATGGCACGCGGTCTTTCAGAAGAAGATGCAGTGGGAATGATAGTACGTGGTTTCCTCGATGTTGGCATTACAGGTCTTCCTGATGAGTTGGCAAAGGACATCGATGATACTATTGCACAGATTGGAAAGGATGCTGTTTAA